Proteins encoded together in one Mauremys reevesii isolate NIE-2019 linkage group 11, ASM1616193v1, whole genome shotgun sequence window:
- the SLC38A11 gene encoding putative sodium-coupled neutral amino acid transporter 11 isoform X4, translating into MEQHARQERQLPSPAHQIETDDRTALVCKPRTKGGNSDLPSAGFNVINSIIGSGIIGLPYSMKEAGFPLGVLLLVGVAYITAMISYNIITGDTLTKVFQTIPGVGPDNLLTYRQVIILCTTIIFTLPMSLYRDIAKLAKVSFISLILTAVILVIVMIRAATLSPLVPKTENAWIFAKSNAIQAIGVMSFAFICHHNSFLIYGSLEEPNLSNWSRITHVSVSLALFISVVFAVCGYVTFTGYTEGDIFENYCRDDDLATFGRFCYGVTIILTFPIECFVTREVISNVFFSGTLTTILHVAVTVIVVALATIISLVYDCLGIVLELNGILSATPLVFIIPTACYLKLSEERWNHSDNLISGLILTVGVLVMTVGFVMTILHPQQCSHGKEMVYCFPNNASLYNSTLPPF; encoded by the exons ATGGAGCAGCACGCCCGCCAGGAGCGCCAGCTGCCGAGCCCTGCTCACCAG ATAGAAACAGATGACAGAACGGCCTTGGTTTGTAAACCCAGGACTAAAGGAGGAAACAGTGATCTCCCATCAGCTGGTTTTAATGTTATCAACTCTATCATCGGATCGGGAATAATAG GATTGCCTTATTCAATGAAGGAAGCTGGTTTTCCATTAGGAGTATTGCTTTTAGTTGGTGTTGCCTATATCACAG ccaTGATTAGTTACAACATAATAACAGGAGACACTTTGACTAAAGTTTTTCAAACAATTCCTGGAG TTGGTCCAGATAACTTACTTACTTATCGCCAAGTCATTATTCTATGTACTACCATCATCTTTACCCTGCCTATGTCTCTCTATCGTGATATAGCAAAACTGGCAAAG GTATCTTTTATTTCTCTGATTTTAACAGCTGTAATCCTGGTCATTGTGATGATAAGGGCAGCTACCCTTAGCCCACTAGT ACCCAAAACAGAGAATGCCTGGATATTTGCAAAGTCTAATGCAATACAAGCCATTGGGGTGATGTCATttg CATTCATTTGCCATCATAACAGCTTTTTAATCTATGGCTCTTTGGAAGAACCCAATCTGAGTAACTGGTCTCGCATCACTCATGTGTCTGTCTCACTGGCTCTGTTTATCAGTGTGGTGTTTGCTGTATGTGGATATGTGACATTTACCGGCTACACAGAAG GAGATATATTTGAAAACTATTGCAGAGATGATGATCTTGCTACATTTGGGAGGTTTTGCTATGGAGTCACTATAATCCTGACTTTCCCCATTGAATGTTTTGTGACTAGAGAA GTAATTTCCAATGTGTTTTTCAGTGGGACCCTTACCACCATTCTCCATGTTGCTGTGACAGTAATTGTTGTTGCTCTAGCCACAATCATATCTTTAGTGTATGATTGCCTTGGAATAGTTTTAGAGCTGAAC GGGATTCTCAGTGCTACTCCACTTGTTTTTATCATCCCAACAGCATGTTATCTGAAGCTGTCTGAAGAGCGATGGAACCATTCAGATAACCTCATATCCGGCCTGATTCTTACTGTTGGTGTGTTAGTGATGACAGTTGGATTTGTTATGACTATCTTGCATCCCCAACAATGTAGCCATGGAAAAGAAATGGTCTACTGCTTCCCTAATAATGCCTCTCTTTATAACAGTACACTTCCACCTTTTTAG
- the SLC38A11 gene encoding putative sodium-coupled neutral amino acid transporter 11 isoform X6 → MEQHARQERQLPSPAHQIETDDRTALVCKPRTKGGNSDLPSAGFNVINSIIGSGIIGLPYSMKEAGFPLGVLLLVGVAYITDYSIILLIKGGNLSGTNSYQELVNKSYGFIGYLILSTLQFLYPFIAMISYNIITGDTLTKVFQTIPGVGPDNLLTYRQVIILCTTIIFTLPMSLYRDIAKLAKVSFISLILTAVILVIVMIRAATLSPLVPKTENAWIFAKSNAIQAIGVMSFAFICHHNSFLIYGSLEEPNLSNWSRITHVSVSLALFISVVFAVCGYVTFTGYTEGDIFENYCRDDDLATFGRFCYGVTIILTFPIECFVTREVRHFISSSMMFLIICLICKIYGNFQCVFQWDPYHHSPCCCDSNCCCSSHNHIFSV, encoded by the exons ATGGAGCAGCACGCCCGCCAGGAGCGCCAGCTGCCGAGCCCTGCTCACCAG ATAGAAACAGATGACAGAACGGCCTTGGTTTGTAAACCCAGGACTAAAGGAGGAAACAGTGATCTCCCATCAGCTGGTTTTAATGTTATCAACTCTATCATCGGATCGGGAATAATAG GATTGCCTTATTCAATGAAGGAAGCTGGTTTTCCATTAGGAGTATTGCTTTTAGTTGGTGTTGCCTATATCACAG ATTATTCCATTATATTACTGATTAAAGGAGGAAACCTCTCTGGTACAAATAGCTACCAAGAACTGGTCAATAAATCGTATGGTTTTATAGGATACCTAATTCTCTCAACACTACAGTTTTTATATCCATTTATTG ccaTGATTAGTTACAACATAATAACAGGAGACACTTTGACTAAAGTTTTTCAAACAATTCCTGGAG TTGGTCCAGATAACTTACTTACTTATCGCCAAGTCATTATTCTATGTACTACCATCATCTTTACCCTGCCTATGTCTCTCTATCGTGATATAGCAAAACTGGCAAAG GTATCTTTTATTTCTCTGATTTTAACAGCTGTAATCCTGGTCATTGTGATGATAAGGGCAGCTACCCTTAGCCCACTAGT ACCCAAAACAGAGAATGCCTGGATATTTGCAAAGTCTAATGCAATACAAGCCATTGGGGTGATGTCATttg CATTCATTTGCCATCATAACAGCTTTTTAATCTATGGCTCTTTGGAAGAACCCAATCTGAGTAACTGGTCTCGCATCACTCATGTGTCTGTCTCACTGGCTCTGTTTATCAGTGTGGTGTTTGCTGTATGTGGATATGTGACATTTACCGGCTACACAGAAG GAGATATATTTGAAAACTATTGCAGAGATGATGATCTTGCTACATTTGGGAGGTTTTGCTATGGAGTCACTATAATCCTGACTTTCCCCATTGAATGTTTTGTGACTAGAGAAGTGAGACATTTTATCTCTTCTTCCATGATGTTTTTAATCATATGCTTAATCTGTAAAATATATG GTAATTTCCAATGTGTTTTTCAGTGGGACCCTTACCACCATTCTCCATGTTGCTGTGACAGTAATTGTTGTTGCTCTAGCCACAATCATATCTTTAGTGTATGA
- the SLC38A11 gene encoding putative sodium-coupled neutral amino acid transporter 11 isoform X3, translating into MEQHARQERQLPSPAHQIETDDRTALVCKPRTKGGNSDLPSAGFNVINSIIGSGIIGLPYSMKEAGFPLGVLLLVGVAYITDYSIILLIKGGNLSGTNSYQELVNKSYGFIGYLILSTLQFLYPFIVGPDNLLTYRQVIILCTTIIFTLPMSLYRDIAKLAKVSFISLILTAVILVIVMIRAATLSPLVPKTENAWIFAKSNAIQAIGVMSFAFICHHNSFLIYGSLEEPNLSNWSRITHVSVSLALFISVVFAVCGYVTFTGYTEGDIFENYCRDDDLATFGRFCYGVTIILTFPIECFVTREVISNVFFSGTLTTILHVAVTVIVVALATIISLVYDCLGIVLELNGILSATPLVFIIPTACYLKLSEERWNHSDNLISGLILTVGVLVMTVGFVMTILHPQQCSHGKEMVYCFPNNASLYNSTLPPF; encoded by the exons ATGGAGCAGCACGCCCGCCAGGAGCGCCAGCTGCCGAGCCCTGCTCACCAG ATAGAAACAGATGACAGAACGGCCTTGGTTTGTAAACCCAGGACTAAAGGAGGAAACAGTGATCTCCCATCAGCTGGTTTTAATGTTATCAACTCTATCATCGGATCGGGAATAATAG GATTGCCTTATTCAATGAAGGAAGCTGGTTTTCCATTAGGAGTATTGCTTTTAGTTGGTGTTGCCTATATCACAG ATTATTCCATTATATTACTGATTAAAGGAGGAAACCTCTCTGGTACAAATAGCTACCAAGAACTGGTCAATAAATCGTATGGTTTTATAGGATACCTAATTCTCTCAACACTACAGTTTTTATATCCATTTATTG TTGGTCCAGATAACTTACTTACTTATCGCCAAGTCATTATTCTATGTACTACCATCATCTTTACCCTGCCTATGTCTCTCTATCGTGATATAGCAAAACTGGCAAAG GTATCTTTTATTTCTCTGATTTTAACAGCTGTAATCCTGGTCATTGTGATGATAAGGGCAGCTACCCTTAGCCCACTAGT ACCCAAAACAGAGAATGCCTGGATATTTGCAAAGTCTAATGCAATACAAGCCATTGGGGTGATGTCATttg CATTCATTTGCCATCATAACAGCTTTTTAATCTATGGCTCTTTGGAAGAACCCAATCTGAGTAACTGGTCTCGCATCACTCATGTGTCTGTCTCACTGGCTCTGTTTATCAGTGTGGTGTTTGCTGTATGTGGATATGTGACATTTACCGGCTACACAGAAG GAGATATATTTGAAAACTATTGCAGAGATGATGATCTTGCTACATTTGGGAGGTTTTGCTATGGAGTCACTATAATCCTGACTTTCCCCATTGAATGTTTTGTGACTAGAGAA GTAATTTCCAATGTGTTTTTCAGTGGGACCCTTACCACCATTCTCCATGTTGCTGTGACAGTAATTGTTGTTGCTCTAGCCACAATCATATCTTTAGTGTATGATTGCCTTGGAATAGTTTTAGAGCTGAAC GGGATTCTCAGTGCTACTCCACTTGTTTTTATCATCCCAACAGCATGTTATCTGAAGCTGTCTGAAGAGCGATGGAACCATTCAGATAACCTCATATCCGGCCTGATTCTTACTGTTGGTGTGTTAGTGATGACAGTTGGATTTGTTATGACTATCTTGCATCCCCAACAATGTAGCCATGGAAAAGAAATGGTCTACTGCTTCCCTAATAATGCCTCTCTTTATAACAGTACACTTCCACCTTTTTAG
- the SLC38A11 gene encoding putative sodium-coupled neutral amino acid transporter 11 isoform X1, translating to MEQHARQERQLPSPAHQIETDDRTALVCKPRTKGGNSDLPSAGFNVINSIIGSGIIGLPYSMKEAGFPLGVLLLVGVAYITDYSIILLIKGGNLSGTNSYQELVNKSYGFIGYLILSTLQFLYPFIAMISYNIITGDTLTKVFQTIPGVGPDNLLTYRQVIILCTTIIFTLPMSLYRDIAKLAKVSFISLILTAVILVIVMIRAATLSPLVPKTENAWIFAKSNAIQAIGVMSFAFICHHNSFLIYGSLEEPNLSNWSRITHVSVSLALFISVVFAVCGYVTFTGYTEGDIFENYCRDDDLATFGRFCYGVTIILTFPIECFVTREVISNVFFSGTLTTILHVAVTVIVVALATIISLVYDCLGIVLELNGILSATPLVFIIPTACYLKLSEERWNHSDNLISGLILTVGVLVMTVGFVMTILHPQQCSHGKEMVYCFPNNASLYNSTLPPF from the exons ATGGAGCAGCACGCCCGCCAGGAGCGCCAGCTGCCGAGCCCTGCTCACCAG ATAGAAACAGATGACAGAACGGCCTTGGTTTGTAAACCCAGGACTAAAGGAGGAAACAGTGATCTCCCATCAGCTGGTTTTAATGTTATCAACTCTATCATCGGATCGGGAATAATAG GATTGCCTTATTCAATGAAGGAAGCTGGTTTTCCATTAGGAGTATTGCTTTTAGTTGGTGTTGCCTATATCACAG ATTATTCCATTATATTACTGATTAAAGGAGGAAACCTCTCTGGTACAAATAGCTACCAAGAACTGGTCAATAAATCGTATGGTTTTATAGGATACCTAATTCTCTCAACACTACAGTTTTTATATCCATTTATTG ccaTGATTAGTTACAACATAATAACAGGAGACACTTTGACTAAAGTTTTTCAAACAATTCCTGGAG TTGGTCCAGATAACTTACTTACTTATCGCCAAGTCATTATTCTATGTACTACCATCATCTTTACCCTGCCTATGTCTCTCTATCGTGATATAGCAAAACTGGCAAAG GTATCTTTTATTTCTCTGATTTTAACAGCTGTAATCCTGGTCATTGTGATGATAAGGGCAGCTACCCTTAGCCCACTAGT ACCCAAAACAGAGAATGCCTGGATATTTGCAAAGTCTAATGCAATACAAGCCATTGGGGTGATGTCATttg CATTCATTTGCCATCATAACAGCTTTTTAATCTATGGCTCTTTGGAAGAACCCAATCTGAGTAACTGGTCTCGCATCACTCATGTGTCTGTCTCACTGGCTCTGTTTATCAGTGTGGTGTTTGCTGTATGTGGATATGTGACATTTACCGGCTACACAGAAG GAGATATATTTGAAAACTATTGCAGAGATGATGATCTTGCTACATTTGGGAGGTTTTGCTATGGAGTCACTATAATCCTGACTTTCCCCATTGAATGTTTTGTGACTAGAGAA GTAATTTCCAATGTGTTTTTCAGTGGGACCCTTACCACCATTCTCCATGTTGCTGTGACAGTAATTGTTGTTGCTCTAGCCACAATCATATCTTTAGTGTATGATTGCCTTGGAATAGTTTTAGAGCTGAAC GGGATTCTCAGTGCTACTCCACTTGTTTTTATCATCCCAACAGCATGTTATCTGAAGCTGTCTGAAGAGCGATGGAACCATTCAGATAACCTCATATCCGGCCTGATTCTTACTGTTGGTGTGTTAGTGATGACAGTTGGATTTGTTATGACTATCTTGCATCCCCAACAATGTAGCCATGGAAAAGAAATGGTCTACTGCTTCCCTAATAATGCCTCTCTTTATAACAGTACACTTCCACCTTTTTAG
- the SLC38A11 gene encoding putative sodium-coupled neutral amino acid transporter 11 isoform X2 — protein sequence MEQHARQERQLPSPAHQIETDDRTALVCKPRTKGGNSDLPSAGFNVINSIIGSGIIGLPYSMKEAGFPLGVLLLVGVAYITGGNLSGTNSYQELVNKSYGFIGYLILSTLQFLYPFIAMISYNIITGDTLTKVFQTIPGVGPDNLLTYRQVIILCTTIIFTLPMSLYRDIAKLAKVSFISLILTAVILVIVMIRAATLSPLVPKTENAWIFAKSNAIQAIGVMSFAFICHHNSFLIYGSLEEPNLSNWSRITHVSVSLALFISVVFAVCGYVTFTGYTEGDIFENYCRDDDLATFGRFCYGVTIILTFPIECFVTREVISNVFFSGTLTTILHVAVTVIVVALATIISLVYDCLGIVLELNGILSATPLVFIIPTACYLKLSEERWNHSDNLISGLILTVGVLVMTVGFVMTILHPQQCSHGKEMVYCFPNNASLYNSTLPPF from the exons ATGGAGCAGCACGCCCGCCAGGAGCGCCAGCTGCCGAGCCCTGCTCACCAG ATAGAAACAGATGACAGAACGGCCTTGGTTTGTAAACCCAGGACTAAAGGAGGAAACAGTGATCTCCCATCAGCTGGTTTTAATGTTATCAACTCTATCATCGGATCGGGAATAATAG GATTGCCTTATTCAATGAAGGAAGCTGGTTTTCCATTAGGAGTATTGCTTTTAGTTGGTGTTGCCTATATCACAG GAGGAAACCTCTCTGGTACAAATAGCTACCAAGAACTGGTCAATAAATCGTATGGTTTTATAGGATACCTAATTCTCTCAACACTACAGTTTTTATATCCATTTATTG ccaTGATTAGTTACAACATAATAACAGGAGACACTTTGACTAAAGTTTTTCAAACAATTCCTGGAG TTGGTCCAGATAACTTACTTACTTATCGCCAAGTCATTATTCTATGTACTACCATCATCTTTACCCTGCCTATGTCTCTCTATCGTGATATAGCAAAACTGGCAAAG GTATCTTTTATTTCTCTGATTTTAACAGCTGTAATCCTGGTCATTGTGATGATAAGGGCAGCTACCCTTAGCCCACTAGT ACCCAAAACAGAGAATGCCTGGATATTTGCAAAGTCTAATGCAATACAAGCCATTGGGGTGATGTCATttg CATTCATTTGCCATCATAACAGCTTTTTAATCTATGGCTCTTTGGAAGAACCCAATCTGAGTAACTGGTCTCGCATCACTCATGTGTCTGTCTCACTGGCTCTGTTTATCAGTGTGGTGTTTGCTGTATGTGGATATGTGACATTTACCGGCTACACAGAAG GAGATATATTTGAAAACTATTGCAGAGATGATGATCTTGCTACATTTGGGAGGTTTTGCTATGGAGTCACTATAATCCTGACTTTCCCCATTGAATGTTTTGTGACTAGAGAA GTAATTTCCAATGTGTTTTTCAGTGGGACCCTTACCACCATTCTCCATGTTGCTGTGACAGTAATTGTTGTTGCTCTAGCCACAATCATATCTTTAGTGTATGATTGCCTTGGAATAGTTTTAGAGCTGAAC GGGATTCTCAGTGCTACTCCACTTGTTTTTATCATCCCAACAGCATGTTATCTGAAGCTGTCTGAAGAGCGATGGAACCATTCAGATAACCTCATATCCGGCCTGATTCTTACTGTTGGTGTGTTAGTGATGACAGTTGGATTTGTTATGACTATCTTGCATCCCCAACAATGTAGCCATGGAAAAGAAATGGTCTACTGCTTCCCTAATAATGCCTCTCTTTATAACAGTACACTTCCACCTTTTTAG
- the SLC38A11 gene encoding putative sodium-coupled neutral amino acid transporter 11 isoform X5, with protein sequence MKEAGFPLGVLLLVGVAYITDYSIILLIKGGNLSGTNSYQELVNKSYGFIGYLILSTLQFLYPFIAMISYNIITGDTLTKVFQTIPGVGPDNLLTYRQVIILCTTIIFTLPMSLYRDIAKLAKVSFISLILTAVILVIVMIRAATLSPLVPKTENAWIFAKSNAIQAIGVMSFAFICHHNSFLIYGSLEEPNLSNWSRITHVSVSLALFISVVFAVCGYVTFTGYTEGDIFENYCRDDDLATFGRFCYGVTIILTFPIECFVTREVISNVFFSGTLTTILHVAVTVIVVALATIISLVYDCLGIVLELNGILSATPLVFIIPTACYLKLSEERWNHSDNLISGLILTVGVLVMTVGFVMTILHPQQCSHGKEMVYCFPNNASLYNSTLPPF encoded by the exons ATGAAGGAAGCTGGTTTTCCATTAGGAGTATTGCTTTTAGTTGGTGTTGCCTATATCACAG ATTATTCCATTATATTACTGATTAAAGGAGGAAACCTCTCTGGTACAAATAGCTACCAAGAACTGGTCAATAAATCGTATGGTTTTATAGGATACCTAATTCTCTCAACACTACAGTTTTTATATCCATTTATTG ccaTGATTAGTTACAACATAATAACAGGAGACACTTTGACTAAAGTTTTTCAAACAATTCCTGGAG TTGGTCCAGATAACTTACTTACTTATCGCCAAGTCATTATTCTATGTACTACCATCATCTTTACCCTGCCTATGTCTCTCTATCGTGATATAGCAAAACTGGCAAAG GTATCTTTTATTTCTCTGATTTTAACAGCTGTAATCCTGGTCATTGTGATGATAAGGGCAGCTACCCTTAGCCCACTAGT ACCCAAAACAGAGAATGCCTGGATATTTGCAAAGTCTAATGCAATACAAGCCATTGGGGTGATGTCATttg CATTCATTTGCCATCATAACAGCTTTTTAATCTATGGCTCTTTGGAAGAACCCAATCTGAGTAACTGGTCTCGCATCACTCATGTGTCTGTCTCACTGGCTCTGTTTATCAGTGTGGTGTTTGCTGTATGTGGATATGTGACATTTACCGGCTACACAGAAG GAGATATATTTGAAAACTATTGCAGAGATGATGATCTTGCTACATTTGGGAGGTTTTGCTATGGAGTCACTATAATCCTGACTTTCCCCATTGAATGTTTTGTGACTAGAGAA GTAATTTCCAATGTGTTTTTCAGTGGGACCCTTACCACCATTCTCCATGTTGCTGTGACAGTAATTGTTGTTGCTCTAGCCACAATCATATCTTTAGTGTATGATTGCCTTGGAATAGTTTTAGAGCTGAAC GGGATTCTCAGTGCTACTCCACTTGTTTTTATCATCCCAACAGCATGTTATCTGAAGCTGTCTGAAGAGCGATGGAACCATTCAGATAACCTCATATCCGGCCTGATTCTTACTGTTGGTGTGTTAGTGATGACAGTTGGATTTGTTATGACTATCTTGCATCCCCAACAATGTAGCCATGGAAAAGAAATGGTCTACTGCTTCCCTAATAATGCCTCTCTTTATAACAGTACACTTCCACCTTTTTAG
- the SLC38A11 gene encoding putative sodium-coupled neutral amino acid transporter 11 isoform X7, protein MISYNIITGDTLTKVFQTIPGVGPDNLLTYRQVIILCTTIIFTLPMSLYRDIAKLAKVSFISLILTAVILVIVMIRAATLSPLVPKTENAWIFAKSNAIQAIGVMSFAFICHHNSFLIYGSLEEPNLSNWSRITHVSVSLALFISVVFAVCGYVTFTGYTEGDIFENYCRDDDLATFGRFCYGVTIILTFPIECFVTREVISNVFFSGTLTTILHVAVTVIVVALATIISLVYDCLGIVLELNGILSATPLVFIIPTACYLKLSEERWNHSDNLISGLILTVGVLVMTVGFVMTILHPQQCSHGKEMVYCFPNNASLYNSTLPPF, encoded by the exons aTGATTAGTTACAACATAATAACAGGAGACACTTTGACTAAAGTTTTTCAAACAATTCCTGGAG TTGGTCCAGATAACTTACTTACTTATCGCCAAGTCATTATTCTATGTACTACCATCATCTTTACCCTGCCTATGTCTCTCTATCGTGATATAGCAAAACTGGCAAAG GTATCTTTTATTTCTCTGATTTTAACAGCTGTAATCCTGGTCATTGTGATGATAAGGGCAGCTACCCTTAGCCCACTAGT ACCCAAAACAGAGAATGCCTGGATATTTGCAAAGTCTAATGCAATACAAGCCATTGGGGTGATGTCATttg CATTCATTTGCCATCATAACAGCTTTTTAATCTATGGCTCTTTGGAAGAACCCAATCTGAGTAACTGGTCTCGCATCACTCATGTGTCTGTCTCACTGGCTCTGTTTATCAGTGTGGTGTTTGCTGTATGTGGATATGTGACATTTACCGGCTACACAGAAG GAGATATATTTGAAAACTATTGCAGAGATGATGATCTTGCTACATTTGGGAGGTTTTGCTATGGAGTCACTATAATCCTGACTTTCCCCATTGAATGTTTTGTGACTAGAGAA GTAATTTCCAATGTGTTTTTCAGTGGGACCCTTACCACCATTCTCCATGTTGCTGTGACAGTAATTGTTGTTGCTCTAGCCACAATCATATCTTTAGTGTATGATTGCCTTGGAATAGTTTTAGAGCTGAAC GGGATTCTCAGTGCTACTCCACTTGTTTTTATCATCCCAACAGCATGTTATCTGAAGCTGTCTGAAGAGCGATGGAACCATTCAGATAACCTCATATCCGGCCTGATTCTTACTGTTGGTGTGTTAGTGATGACAGTTGGATTTGTTATGACTATCTTGCATCCCCAACAATGTAGCCATGGAAAAGAAATGGTCTACTGCTTCCCTAATAATGCCTCTCTTTATAACAGTACACTTCCACCTTTTTAG